GGTCCGGCGGGCCACTGACGTCGCCACCGCACTCAAGGTGCCGGTGTTCGTCGCGAGCAAGAATCGTGATCCGCGAACCGGGCACCTGTCGAATTACTCCTTCGAGGCCGACCTGGCCGCCGGTCGCTACCTCGTTGTCGACGACATCTTCGACGGCGGTGGCACTTTCGCTCTGTTGGCCGGCGCCGTGCCCGACGGGGTGGAACTCGACCTGTGGGTCACCCACGGCGGGTTCACCAAACCTGACCACTCGGCCGAAGCTCGCAAGCCCTACCGGCGTATCTACACGACCGACTCGCTCGGCTCCGCGGTCGCAGCGGGCTTGCGCGACAACCAGATTCAGGTGACACCGCTGCTGCCGTGGATCACCGAAGCCGTGCGCGAGATCGGGGAGGGACGATGAGCGTTCTCGAGACTTTGTTGGCGACCGACGCCTACAAACTGGATCACCGCAGGCAGTATCCGAATGGCACCGAGGTGGTGTTCTCCAACCTCACCGCGCGCGGCACCCGGATCCCGGACGTCGAGGTGACCGTGTTCTTCGGGCTGCAGGCGCTGCTCGCTCAGCTCACCGACCGGTGGGATGAGTTCTTCCGCCTCGACGCGGCGGCGCTGGACGCCGTGCTTGCGGAGTACGACCAGTTCGTCACCGCACTACTCGGCACCAATGAGGTCGGCACCGACCACTTCCGGGTGCTCCACCAGATCGGGCACCTTCCGCTGCGCGTCAAGGCATTTCGTGAGGGCTCCCTGGTTCCACTGCGGGTGCCGTACTTCACCGTCGAGAACACCGACGCCCGGGTGTTCTGGCTGACCAACTATTTGGAGACCGAGTTGTCCGCGGAGTTGTGGCAGCCGATCACCAGCGCGACCCTGGCGTGGCGCAACCGCGCGTTACTCGACGAGCGCGCGGCGGCATCCGGCGATCCCGCCATGGTCGACTATCAGGGCCACGACTTCAGTTGCCGTGGGATGGCGGGCATCCACGCGGCCGCGGCCAGCAGCGCCGGCCACCTGATCAGCTTCCGTGGCACCGACACGCTGTCGGCGGTCTTGTTCGTCGACCGGTATTACCCGGGAGACAACGGAATTGTGGCGGGGTCCTGCCCGGCCACCGAACACAGCGTCATGTGCGCCGGTGGCCGCGACACGGAGTTCGAGACATTCGAACGACTGCTCGACCTCTACCCGAATGGGACGCTGTCCATCGTCTCCGACACCTACGACCTGTGGCAGGTCTGTACGGACTTCCTGCCCCGACTCAAGGATCGGATCCTGGCGCGGAACGGCAAGCTCGTGATCCGGCCCGACAGTGGGGATCCCGAGCGGATCCTGTGCGGTGATCCGAGTGCTCCGGAGGGTAGCCCGGCACGACGGGGTGTGGTGAACCTGCTCGCCCACGAGTTCGGCACTGTCGAGAACGTCAAAGGGTACCGCGATCTCGACCCGCATGTCGGCGCCATCTACGGCGACTCGATCACTTACGAACGCGCCGATGCGATCACCGCGAACCTGATGCGGCAGGGATTCGCCTCTACCGCAGTCATTTTCGGCTACGGCAGCTACACCTACCAGTACCAGACCCGTGACACCTTCAAGATGGCGATGAAGGCAACCTGGGTCCAGATAGACGGTGTCGGCTCTGACATCCAGAAAGACCCGGTCACCGACGACGGCACGAAGAAGTCCGCCACCGGCCGGCTGGCCGTGCGACGCAACGTGGCCGGCCGCCCGTACCTGATCGAACACGCGGACGCCGAGCAGGAGGCCGACCAGGAGCTCCAGCTGGTCTACGAGAACGGAAAGCTGTTGCGGCAGCAGTCCTTCGCCGATGTCCGGGAAACACTTCGGCACGAGACCGAGTTGTATCTGCGTCGCGACCATGCCGCGAAAGCGTAATGACGATGTCGCTGCGCGAAACCAATCTCGCCTACCGGGACGGTGAACATCCCGTCCACGGAACATGGCTGTCGGTGGACGTGGTGGCGTTGACCGAGGACGCTGACGCGGTGCGCGTCGCGCTCATTACCCGTAACAGCCGGCCGCACCAAGGCGCGACCACGCTGCCGGGCGGGCTGCTGGCGGCGTGGGACCAGGAGACGGTTGAGCAGGCCGCCCACCGCATCGTCCGGGAGAAGGCCGGTGTCGAGATCGCCGGTGGCGTAGCCATTCTCGACGTCGTCAGCGATCCAGGTCGCGACGAACGAGGGCACACGGTGTCGATCGTCGTCGGTGCCCGGGTTCCCGCCGACACCCCCGGCGCCGTGCTGGTCGAGGATCTTCCCGATGACATGCCGTTCGGACACTCGGCGATGGTCCGCGCAGCGTTGGCCAAGATCGGCACCGGGTTGTTCTCCGACCCGGCGCTGACCTACGCGCTGGTGGGCGACACCACCACGATGGGTGAGGTGATGGCGCTGGCTCGTGCGTGCGATCCGACTTCCAGTGGCAGCACCATCGGCTCGCGGCTTCGCCGGTGCGGCATGTACGAGGCGGCCGCCGACCGCAGCCGTAAGCGCGAAACCGGAGCCGGTCGGCCGGCGCTGGTGTTCACCAGGGTCGTCGAAGCCTGAGTCGGCGCAAAAGCCCTCCAACTCGTTGGTCCTGAAGGTGATACTGGAACATTCCCGGCTGGTTGGAGTGACACATGACGACACACGAACTGCTGCACGGGTTCGATTTCACCGACCCCGACGTGTACGCCAGTCGGCTGCCGACCGAGGAACTGCGGGTGCTGCGGAACTCCGCGCCCGTCTGGTGGAATGAGCAGCTCCCGGGTGTTGGCGGCTTCACCGACGGCGGGTACTGGGTGGTGAGTCGACACCGCGATATTCGGGAGGTCTCTCGGCACAGCGACGTGTATTCCAGCGCCGAGAATTGCATTGTGCCGCGGTACGTCGATGAAGATGCGGCCCACGGACAGATCGAGGCCGGCCGGTTCTCGATGATCAACATGGACGCCCCGCAGCACACCCGGATGCGCAAGATCGTGGCGCGCGGGTTCACCCCACGCGCGGTCGACCTACTGCGCGCCGACTTGACGGAACGGGCTCGCCGGATCGTGACGGAGGCGGCAACGGCCGGTTCCGGAGACTTCGTTGCGCAGGTTGCCAGCGAGCTGCCGCTGCAAGCGATCGCCGGACTCATCGGGGTTCCGTTCGAGGACCGATCGAAGCTGTTTCACTGGACCAACAACATGGTCGGCGACGAGGACCCCGAGTTCGCCGGAGCACCGGCCCTGGAGTCGGCAGCGGAGCTGATGTTCTACGGCATGCAGCTTGCGGCCCATAAGGCGGACCATCCCGGCGACGACATCGTCACGCGGCTGATCACCGCCGACGTCGACGGCCACAAGCTCTCCGATGAAGAGTTCGGACTGTTCATGGTGACTCTGACGGTCGCGGGCAACGAGACGACTCGCAACTCGATCACCCAGGGGATGATGGCGTTCGCCGACAATCCCGATCAGTGGGAGATCTTCAAAGCGCACCGCCCGGCGACCACCGCGGACGAGATCATCCGATGGGCAACGCCGATCACGGCGTTCCAGCGCACCGCGTCGCGTGACGTGGACCTTGCCGGCGTACCGATCAAGCGTGGCCAGCGCCTGGCGTTGTTCTACCGTTCGGCCAATTTCGACGAAGAAGTATTCGACGACCCGTTCTCGTTCAACATATTGCGGGATCCCAACCCGCACTTGAGCTTCGGGGGCACCGGCGCCCATTACTGCATGGGCGCCAACTTGGCCAGGCTGACCATCGGGGTGATGTTCGACGCGCTCGCCGACTTGGTTCCCGACCTCACCGCGGTCGGCTCGCCGGACCGGTTGCGGTCGGGCTGGCTGAACGGGATCAAGCACTGGCAGGTGGACTACGGGCGCAACTAGGCGGGCTCAGGCGTCAAGGCGCAGGTGCCAGCGGGTCAGCCACGGACCGATCAGCTGTGCGACCGTCCCGCCGTCGTCGCCGTCGCGAATCGTGATGCCGACCGGGGTGGCGGTGCCGTCGGCGTTGCGGACGTAGACCGGCCCGCCCGAGTCGCCCTCGGTCACATGCGCGTCGAACCGGACTGTGGTGGGCCGTAGTTCGACGATCGGCCCGCATTCCGGACCGCCGCGTCGTGGTCCACTGATCAGGCCGAAATGGCACAGCTGCTGCCCCTTGACCAGTCGCGTCTCCTCGACGGGTCGGACAATCGGGCGAACTCCGATGATCCGGGCGTCGGTCGGCACCGGGGGCCCGGGTGTCGCATTGCCGATGCCGAGCACGGCGATGTCCTCGTCCTCGCCGTGCTCGCCGCCAAGGGCCTTATGGGTGAACGCCCCCACAATCTGAAATCCCTTGGCCTGGTTGAAGAACGTGACATCGCCGCCGTCGTCGCAGTGGCCCGCGGTGAGGAGGCCGGGCTGCCCGTTGCCGTCATGGATGAGCCACCCGGCCGTGCAGGTGTCGACGGGTTGGTTGTCGGCGTCGTAGATGCCGATGCCGACGCCGGGGGAGAGTGCGGGGGACGGGTGGTGGCTCAGGTCGAAGTCAGGTGGTGGCTCGGCGATCGCGGGCGAGGCAAAGTCGATGCTGCACAACAGGATTGCCGCGGTCGCGAGGGCGGCTCGTCTCAACGCTCGAGGTCTTTCCGGGGGGTGTCCGCGGTGACGCCGCCGTCGACGACGAATTCCGCGCCCGTCGAGTACGACGACTCGTCGCTGGCCAGGAAGAGGACGAAGTTGGACACCTCGATCGGCTCGGCGGGACGGCCGAGCGCCGACTTCACGATGTCGTCGGGAAAATGCGCCGTCATCGGTGTGCGCACCAGCCCGGGATGAATCGAGTTGACCCGGATGTTGTAGCGCCCCAGCTCGAGTGCAGTGGATTTGGTCAGCCCGCGAACCGCCCATTTGGAGGCGACGTAGGCGTGCGCGAACGGCGCCCCGCGCAACCCCTCGATCGAGGAGATGTTGATGATCGAGCCTCCGGCGGCGTCGATCATCGCGTCGACCACGGCCT
The sequence above is a segment of the Candidatus Mycobacterium wuenschmannii genome. Coding sequences within it:
- a CDS encoding nicotinate phosphoribosyltransferase, translated to MSVLETLLATDAYKLDHRRQYPNGTEVVFSNLTARGTRIPDVEVTVFFGLQALLAQLTDRWDEFFRLDAAALDAVLAEYDQFVTALLGTNEVGTDHFRVLHQIGHLPLRVKAFREGSLVPLRVPYFTVENTDARVFWLTNYLETELSAELWQPITSATLAWRNRALLDERAAASGDPAMVDYQGHDFSCRGMAGIHAAAASSAGHLISFRGTDTLSAVLFVDRYYPGDNGIVAGSCPATEHSVMCAGGRDTEFETFERLLDLYPNGTLSIVSDTYDLWQVCTDFLPRLKDRILARNGKLVIRPDSGDPERILCGDPSAPEGSPARRGVVNLLAHEFGTVENVKGYRDLDPHVGAIYGDSITYERADAITANLMRQGFASTAVIFGYGSYTYQYQTRDTFKMAMKATWVQIDGVGSDIQKDPVTDDGTKKSATGRLAVRRNVAGRPYLIEHADAEQEADQELQLVYENGKLLRQQSFADVRETLRHETELYLRRDHAAKA
- a CDS encoding NUDIX domain-containing protein — translated: MSLRETNLAYRDGEHPVHGTWLSVDVVALTEDADAVRVALITRNSRPHQGATTLPGGLLAAWDQETVEQAAHRIVREKAGVEIAGGVAILDVVSDPGRDERGHTVSIVVGARVPADTPGAVLVEDLPDDMPFGHSAMVRAALAKIGTGLFSDPALTYALVGDTTTMGEVMALARACDPTSSGSTIGSRLRRCGMYEAAADRSRKRETGAGRPALVFTRVVEA
- a CDS encoding cytochrome P450 produces the protein MTTHELLHGFDFTDPDVYASRLPTEELRVLRNSAPVWWNEQLPGVGGFTDGGYWVVSRHRDIREVSRHSDVYSSAENCIVPRYVDEDAAHGQIEAGRFSMINMDAPQHTRMRKIVARGFTPRAVDLLRADLTERARRIVTEAATAGSGDFVAQVASELPLQAIAGLIGVPFEDRSKLFHWTNNMVGDEDPEFAGAPALESAAELMFYGMQLAAHKADHPGDDIVTRLITADVDGHKLSDEEFGLFMVTLTVAGNETTRNSITQGMMAFADNPDQWEIFKAHRPATTADEIIRWATPITAFQRTASRDVDLAGVPIKRGQRLALFYRSANFDEEVFDDPFSFNILRDPNPHLSFGGTGAHYCMGANLARLTIGVMFDALADLVPDLTAVGSPDRLRSGWLNGIKHWQVDYGRN
- a CDS encoding chymotrypsin family serine protease → MRRAALATAAILLCSIDFASPAIAEPPPDFDLSHHPSPALSPGVGIGIYDADNQPVDTCTAGWLIHDGNGQPGLLTAGHCDDGGDVTFFNQAKGFQIVGAFTHKALGGEHGEDEDIAVLGIGNATPGPPVPTDARIIGVRPIVRPVEETRLVKGQQLCHFGLISGPRRGGPECGPIVELRPTTVRFDAHVTEGDSGGPVYVRNADGTATPVGITIRDGDDGGTVAQLIGPWLTRWHLRLDA
- a CDS encoding glucose 1-dehydrogenase codes for the protein MGRVDSKVALITGGARGMGAEHARLLLSEGAKVVIGDVLDDEGRSVAAELGDCAHYVHLDVTQPDQWTAAVGETVSRFGRLNVLVNNAGVSGRKTLRKFELERWRHTLDVNLTGTFLGTQAVVDAMIDAAGGSIINISSIEGLRGAPFAHAYVASKWAVRGLTKSTALELGRYNIRVNSIHPGLVRTPMTAHFPDDIVKSALGRPAEPIEVSNFVLFLASDESSYSTGAEFVVDGGVTADTPRKDLER